Proteins encoded within one genomic window of Bombus vancouverensis nearcticus chromosome 4, iyBomVanc1_principal, whole genome shotgun sequence:
- the LOC117156848 gene encoding MBT domain-containing protein 1 isoform X4: MFPSGKVYASIPGLPELGMVWMGDMMVHGEPTHELMLDPRQAESPFFPHGSNPYENIRNHQIAPTTMVRYLPPQFPNECSEPDEAVEAVDSQEIQQEYDSQSERQEMTEYLTLEDYIGDEEREQVVNNAATQTTQDNRNRKIKPIKHPGLVLKTPIAYQPHTDLNFIPIRKDGIAVCEKCGAIGVKHAFYTKERRFCSRACARSSEHTAPTADSTYSPSHSVEAHASVNSTSPSESKLTKNVIVQEETDIKESFELEKEKVISEPVMPEDLPVRRKRTAEMAGSYDWTPQLTEPGFCAAPVSCFKHAPISEIWDNITVGMKVEVENTDCDEVCEAFPDSFWVATVLRISGYRALLRYEGFGLNDDKDFWVSLCSNDIHPVGWCATIGKPLIPPNTIADKYKDWKDFLMKRLTGARTLPTNFYNKVNDSMKSRFRCGFHLEVVDKNRISQVKVATIQKIVGKRLHVRYYDSPPEDNGFWCHEDSPLIHPVGWAKRVGQTLDAYPEYLERVSKSKLCEDDATEDLFYVPKNHHVHLGYTFREGMKIEAIDPLNLSAICAATIMQVLKEDYIMIRIDSYDEDASGADWFCYHSCSPCIFPIGFCSQHGLPLTPPKGYDPTTFTWDTYLTETNTIPAPVQLFNREIPQHGFIEGMRLEAADLMDPRLVCVATITRVIGRLLRVHFDGWEDEYDQWLDCQSPDIYPVGWCDLVDHKLEGPRVLNKNTSPTVKSPRGLKRKAKRKVKKSNKVSCAKNILPRHSERISTAREREREVEPAQGIKIERERDLESLPEQRNREPEPAEEPAGPDQTLPSPTTGQGQALNDTQSEIQSPPPPKERIATSYINVTSASSKYIPRLADGVQKSSESGDLVPSEWNVFDVAQFLRVNDCATYCDNFSKRKIDGKTLLTLTKDQIIDLTGFKVGPSLKIYDLIQQLKIKVNPAQERLKLGLKKLL; encoded by the exons ATGTTTCCCAGTGGAAAAG TGTATGCTTCCATCCCTGGATTACCGGAACTAGGGATGGTATGGATGGGAGATATGATGGTACATGGAGAACCTACACATGAACTTATGTTGGATCCACGTCAAGCTGAAAGTCCTTTTTTTCCTCATGGTTCAAATccatatgaaaatattagaaatcaCCAAATCGCACCTACAACTATGGTACGATATCTACCACCTCAGTTCCCTAATGAATGTTCAGAGCCTGATGAAGCTGTGGAAGCTGTCGATTCCCAGGAAATACAACAG GAATATGATTCACAGTCTGAAAGACAAGAAATGACTGAATATTTGACATTAGAAGATTACATTGGTGACGAAGAACGAGAGCAAGTTGTAAACAATGCAGCAACACAAACTACTCAGGATAATCGCAATAGGAAAATAAAACCTATAAAGCATCCTGGATTGGTTTTAAAGACACCAATTGCATATCAACCACATAcagatttaaattttattcccaTTCGTAAGGATGGTATAG CTGTTTGCGAAAAATGTGGTGCTATTGGTGTGAAACATGCATTTTATACTAAAGAACGACGATTTTGTAGTAGAGCATGTGCAAGATCTTCAGAACATACAGCTCCTACTGCTGATTCTACATATAGTCCATCACATTCTGTAGAGGCACATGCATCTGTAAATTCAACTTCTCCAAGTGAATCTAAATTAACAAAGAAT gTCATAGTACAGGAAGAAACAGACATAAAAGAATCTTTTGAACTAGAGAAAGAGAAAGTTATATCAGAACCAGTAATGCCGGAGGATTTACCtgtaagaagaaaaagaacTGCTGAAATGGCAGGTTCTTATGATTGGACACCACAATTGACAGAACCTGGATTTTGTGCTGCTCCAGTATCTTGTTTTAAACAT GCACCTATATCAGAAATATGGGATAATATCACAGTTGGTATGAAAGTAGAGGTGGAAAATACTGATTGCGACGAAGTATGTGAAGCTTTCCCAGATTCCTTTTGGGTTGCTACTGTGTTACGTATATCTGGATATAGAGCTTTGTTAAGGTATGAGGGTTTTGGACTCAATGATGATAAAGATTTTTGGGTATCTTTGTGCTCGAATGACATACACCCTGTAGGTTGGTGTGCAACCATTGGAAAACCTCTTATTCCACCTAATA CAATTGCTGATAAGTACAAAGACTGGAAGGATTTTCTAATGAAACGATTGACAGGTGCAAGAACACTGCCaactaatttttataataaagttaACGATAGTATGAAGTCGCGTTTTAGATGTGGATTTCACTTGGAAGTCGTAGATAAAAATAGAATCTCGCAAGTAAAAGTAGCAACGATACAAAAAATTGTGGGTAAACGATTACATGTACGATACTATGATTCACCACCCGAAGACAATGGCTTTTGGTGCCACGAAGATTCTCCTCTTATACATCCTGTTGGGTGGGCAAAACGGGTAGGACAAACGTTGGATGCATATCCTGAATATTTAGAACGTGTGTCAAAATCAAAATTGTGTGAAGACGACGCAACTGAAGACCTTTTCTATGTGCCAAAGAACCATCATGTACATCTTGGATACACATTTCGAGAAGGAATGAAAATAGAAGCCATTGATCCTCTTAATCTCTCTGCCATATGCGCAGCAACAATTATGCAAGttttaaaagaagattatataatGATCCGTATAGATAGTTATGATGAAGATGCAAGTGGTGCTGATTGGTTCTGCTATCATTCATGTTCACCTTGTATTTTTCCAATTGGATTTTGTTCTCAACATGGATTACCACTTACACCACCAAAGGGCTATGATCCTACTACATTTACATGGGATACATATTTAACAGAGACGAATACTATACCCGCTCCTGTGCAGTTATTTAATAGG GAAATACCTCAACATGGATTTATTGAAGGAATGAGGCTCGAAGCAGCTGATTTAATGGATCCTAGATTAGTTTGTGTTGCTACTATTACTAGGGTGATTGGAAGgttattaagagtacactttgATGGTTGGGAGGACGAATATGATCAATGGCTAGATTGTCAGAGTCCTGACATTTATCCAGTTGGATGGTGTGATTTGGTTGATCATAAATTAGAAGGGCCCCGTGTACTCAATAAAAACACTAGTCCTACTG TAAAATCACCAAGAGGCCTTAAACGTAAAGCTAAGAGAAAAGTGAAAAAAAGCAACAAAGTATCTTGCGCGAAAAACATTCTACCTCGGCACAGTGAACGTATTAGTACGGCTCGTGAACGCGAACGAGAAGTAGAGCCAGCCCAAGGAATAAAAATCGAAAGAGAACGTGACTTGGAAAGCTTACCAGAACAAAGAAACAGGGAACCAGAACCAGCAGAAGAACCAGCTGGACCTGATCAAACTTTACCTAGTCCTACCACTGGACAAGGTCAAGCATTAAATGATACTCAAAGTGAGATACAAAGCCCTCCACCACCAAAAGAACGAATTGCTACGTCGTACattaat GTAACGTCTGCTTCTAGCAAATACATCCCAAGGCTAGCAGATGGTGTTCAAAAGAGTTCTGAATCTGGTGATTTAGTGCCATCTGAGTGGAATGTGTTTGATGTTGCACAATTTCTTCGTGTTAATGATTGTGCAACATATTGCGATAATTTTAGTAAACGTAAGATAGATGGAAAAACTCTATTAACACTCACTAAGGACCAAATAATAGACCTAACCGGTTTTAAAGTTGGGCCTTCTTTAAAGATATATGATCTTATTCAACAATTGAAAATCAAAGTGAATCCAGCTCAGGAAAGGTTGAAATTAggattgaaaaaattattataa
- the LOC117156848 gene encoding MBT domain-containing protein 1 isoform X1: protein MDMQASNGMDICMNSVYASIPGLPELGMVWMGDMMVHGEPTHELMLDPRQAESPFFPHGSNPYENIRNHQIAPTTMVRYLPPQFPNECSEPDEAVEAVDSQEIQQEYDSQSERQEMTEYLTLEDYIGDEEREQVVNNAATQTTQDNRNRKIKPIKHPGLVLKTPIAYQPHTDLNFIPIRKDGIAVCEKCGAIGVKHAFYTKERRFCSRACARSSEHTAPTADSTYSPSHSVEAHASVNSTSPSESKLTKNVIVQEETDIKESFELEKEKVISEPVMPEDLPVRRKRTAEMAGSYDWTPQLTEPGFCAAPVSCFKHAPISEIWDNITVGMKVEVENTDCDEVCEAFPDSFWVATVLRISGYRALLRYEGFGLNDDKDFWVSLCSNDIHPVGWCATIGKPLIPPNTIADKYKDWKDFLMKRLTGARTLPTNFYNKVNDSMKSRFRCGFHLEVVDKNRISQVKVATIQKIVGKRLHVRYYDSPPEDNGFWCHEDSPLIHPVGWAKRVGQTLDAYPEYLERVSKSKLCEDDATEDLFYVPKNHHVHLGYTFREGMKIEAIDPLNLSAICAATIMQVLKEDYIMIRIDSYDEDASGADWFCYHSCSPCIFPIGFCSQHGLPLTPPKGYDPTTFTWDTYLTETNTIPAPVQLFNREIPQHGFIEGMRLEAADLMDPRLVCVATITRVIGRLLRVHFDGWEDEYDQWLDCQSPDIYPVGWCDLVDHKLEGPRVLNKNTSPTVKSPRGLKRKAKRKVKKSNKVSCAKNILPRHSERISTAREREREVEPAQGIKIERERDLESLPEQRNREPEPAEEPAGPDQTLPSPTTGQGQALNDTQSEIQSPPPPKERIATSYINVTSASSKYIPRLADGVQKSSESGDLVPSEWNVFDVAQFLRVNDCATYCDNFSKRKIDGKTLLTLTKDQIIDLTGFKVGPSLKIYDLIQQLKIKVNPAQERLKLGLKKLL from the exons ATGGACATGCAAGCTTCTAATG GAATGGATATTTGTATGAATTCAGTGTATGCTTCCATCCCTGGATTACCGGAACTAGGGATGGTATGGATGGGAGATATGATGGTACATGGAGAACCTACACATGAACTTATGTTGGATCCACGTCAAGCTGAAAGTCCTTTTTTTCCTCATGGTTCAAATccatatgaaaatattagaaatcaCCAAATCGCACCTACAACTATGGTACGATATCTACCACCTCAGTTCCCTAATGAATGTTCAGAGCCTGATGAAGCTGTGGAAGCTGTCGATTCCCAGGAAATACAACAG GAATATGATTCACAGTCTGAAAGACAAGAAATGACTGAATATTTGACATTAGAAGATTACATTGGTGACGAAGAACGAGAGCAAGTTGTAAACAATGCAGCAACACAAACTACTCAGGATAATCGCAATAGGAAAATAAAACCTATAAAGCATCCTGGATTGGTTTTAAAGACACCAATTGCATATCAACCACATAcagatttaaattttattcccaTTCGTAAGGATGGTATAG CTGTTTGCGAAAAATGTGGTGCTATTGGTGTGAAACATGCATTTTATACTAAAGAACGACGATTTTGTAGTAGAGCATGTGCAAGATCTTCAGAACATACAGCTCCTACTGCTGATTCTACATATAGTCCATCACATTCTGTAGAGGCACATGCATCTGTAAATTCAACTTCTCCAAGTGAATCTAAATTAACAAAGAAT gTCATAGTACAGGAAGAAACAGACATAAAAGAATCTTTTGAACTAGAGAAAGAGAAAGTTATATCAGAACCAGTAATGCCGGAGGATTTACCtgtaagaagaaaaagaacTGCTGAAATGGCAGGTTCTTATGATTGGACACCACAATTGACAGAACCTGGATTTTGTGCTGCTCCAGTATCTTGTTTTAAACAT GCACCTATATCAGAAATATGGGATAATATCACAGTTGGTATGAAAGTAGAGGTGGAAAATACTGATTGCGACGAAGTATGTGAAGCTTTCCCAGATTCCTTTTGGGTTGCTACTGTGTTACGTATATCTGGATATAGAGCTTTGTTAAGGTATGAGGGTTTTGGACTCAATGATGATAAAGATTTTTGGGTATCTTTGTGCTCGAATGACATACACCCTGTAGGTTGGTGTGCAACCATTGGAAAACCTCTTATTCCACCTAATA CAATTGCTGATAAGTACAAAGACTGGAAGGATTTTCTAATGAAACGATTGACAGGTGCAAGAACACTGCCaactaatttttataataaagttaACGATAGTATGAAGTCGCGTTTTAGATGTGGATTTCACTTGGAAGTCGTAGATAAAAATAGAATCTCGCAAGTAAAAGTAGCAACGATACAAAAAATTGTGGGTAAACGATTACATGTACGATACTATGATTCACCACCCGAAGACAATGGCTTTTGGTGCCACGAAGATTCTCCTCTTATACATCCTGTTGGGTGGGCAAAACGGGTAGGACAAACGTTGGATGCATATCCTGAATATTTAGAACGTGTGTCAAAATCAAAATTGTGTGAAGACGACGCAACTGAAGACCTTTTCTATGTGCCAAAGAACCATCATGTACATCTTGGATACACATTTCGAGAAGGAATGAAAATAGAAGCCATTGATCCTCTTAATCTCTCTGCCATATGCGCAGCAACAATTATGCAAGttttaaaagaagattatataatGATCCGTATAGATAGTTATGATGAAGATGCAAGTGGTGCTGATTGGTTCTGCTATCATTCATGTTCACCTTGTATTTTTCCAATTGGATTTTGTTCTCAACATGGATTACCACTTACACCACCAAAGGGCTATGATCCTACTACATTTACATGGGATACATATTTAACAGAGACGAATACTATACCCGCTCCTGTGCAGTTATTTAATAGG GAAATACCTCAACATGGATTTATTGAAGGAATGAGGCTCGAAGCAGCTGATTTAATGGATCCTAGATTAGTTTGTGTTGCTACTATTACTAGGGTGATTGGAAGgttattaagagtacactttgATGGTTGGGAGGACGAATATGATCAATGGCTAGATTGTCAGAGTCCTGACATTTATCCAGTTGGATGGTGTGATTTGGTTGATCATAAATTAGAAGGGCCCCGTGTACTCAATAAAAACACTAGTCCTACTG TAAAATCACCAAGAGGCCTTAAACGTAAAGCTAAGAGAAAAGTGAAAAAAAGCAACAAAGTATCTTGCGCGAAAAACATTCTACCTCGGCACAGTGAACGTATTAGTACGGCTCGTGAACGCGAACGAGAAGTAGAGCCAGCCCAAGGAATAAAAATCGAAAGAGAACGTGACTTGGAAAGCTTACCAGAACAAAGAAACAGGGAACCAGAACCAGCAGAAGAACCAGCTGGACCTGATCAAACTTTACCTAGTCCTACCACTGGACAAGGTCAAGCATTAAATGATACTCAAAGTGAGATACAAAGCCCTCCACCACCAAAAGAACGAATTGCTACGTCGTACattaat GTAACGTCTGCTTCTAGCAAATACATCCCAAGGCTAGCAGATGGTGTTCAAAAGAGTTCTGAATCTGGTGATTTAGTGCCATCTGAGTGGAATGTGTTTGATGTTGCACAATTTCTTCGTGTTAATGATTGTGCAACATATTGCGATAATTTTAGTAAACGTAAGATAGATGGAAAAACTCTATTAACACTCACTAAGGACCAAATAATAGACCTAACCGGTTTTAAAGTTGGGCCTTCTTTAAAGATATATGATCTTATTCAACAATTGAAAATCAAAGTGAATCCAGCTCAGGAAAGGTTGAAATTAggattgaaaaaattattataa
- the LOC117156848 gene encoding MBT domain-containing protein 1 isoform X3: MDMQASNVYASIPGLPELGMVWMGDMMVHGEPTHELMLDPRQAESPFFPHGSNPYENIRNHQIAPTTMVRYLPPQFPNECSEPDEAVEAVDSQEIQQEYDSQSERQEMTEYLTLEDYIGDEEREQVVNNAATQTTQDNRNRKIKPIKHPGLVLKTPIAYQPHTDLNFIPIRKDGIAVCEKCGAIGVKHAFYTKERRFCSRACARSSEHTAPTADSTYSPSHSVEAHASVNSTSPSESKLTKNVIVQEETDIKESFELEKEKVISEPVMPEDLPVRRKRTAEMAGSYDWTPQLTEPGFCAAPVSCFKHAPISEIWDNITVGMKVEVENTDCDEVCEAFPDSFWVATVLRISGYRALLRYEGFGLNDDKDFWVSLCSNDIHPVGWCATIGKPLIPPNTIADKYKDWKDFLMKRLTGARTLPTNFYNKVNDSMKSRFRCGFHLEVVDKNRISQVKVATIQKIVGKRLHVRYYDSPPEDNGFWCHEDSPLIHPVGWAKRVGQTLDAYPEYLERVSKSKLCEDDATEDLFYVPKNHHVHLGYTFREGMKIEAIDPLNLSAICAATIMQVLKEDYIMIRIDSYDEDASGADWFCYHSCSPCIFPIGFCSQHGLPLTPPKGYDPTTFTWDTYLTETNTIPAPVQLFNREIPQHGFIEGMRLEAADLMDPRLVCVATITRVIGRLLRVHFDGWEDEYDQWLDCQSPDIYPVGWCDLVDHKLEGPRVLNKNTSPTVKSPRGLKRKAKRKVKKSNKVSCAKNILPRHSERISTAREREREVEPAQGIKIERERDLESLPEQRNREPEPAEEPAGPDQTLPSPTTGQGQALNDTQSEIQSPPPPKERIATSYINVTSASSKYIPRLADGVQKSSESGDLVPSEWNVFDVAQFLRVNDCATYCDNFSKRKIDGKTLLTLTKDQIIDLTGFKVGPSLKIYDLIQQLKIKVNPAQERLKLGLKKLL, from the exons ATGGACATGCAAGCTTCTAATG TGTATGCTTCCATCCCTGGATTACCGGAACTAGGGATGGTATGGATGGGAGATATGATGGTACATGGAGAACCTACACATGAACTTATGTTGGATCCACGTCAAGCTGAAAGTCCTTTTTTTCCTCATGGTTCAAATccatatgaaaatattagaaatcaCCAAATCGCACCTACAACTATGGTACGATATCTACCACCTCAGTTCCCTAATGAATGTTCAGAGCCTGATGAAGCTGTGGAAGCTGTCGATTCCCAGGAAATACAACAG GAATATGATTCACAGTCTGAAAGACAAGAAATGACTGAATATTTGACATTAGAAGATTACATTGGTGACGAAGAACGAGAGCAAGTTGTAAACAATGCAGCAACACAAACTACTCAGGATAATCGCAATAGGAAAATAAAACCTATAAAGCATCCTGGATTGGTTTTAAAGACACCAATTGCATATCAACCACATAcagatttaaattttattcccaTTCGTAAGGATGGTATAG CTGTTTGCGAAAAATGTGGTGCTATTGGTGTGAAACATGCATTTTATACTAAAGAACGACGATTTTGTAGTAGAGCATGTGCAAGATCTTCAGAACATACAGCTCCTACTGCTGATTCTACATATAGTCCATCACATTCTGTAGAGGCACATGCATCTGTAAATTCAACTTCTCCAAGTGAATCTAAATTAACAAAGAAT gTCATAGTACAGGAAGAAACAGACATAAAAGAATCTTTTGAACTAGAGAAAGAGAAAGTTATATCAGAACCAGTAATGCCGGAGGATTTACCtgtaagaagaaaaagaacTGCTGAAATGGCAGGTTCTTATGATTGGACACCACAATTGACAGAACCTGGATTTTGTGCTGCTCCAGTATCTTGTTTTAAACAT GCACCTATATCAGAAATATGGGATAATATCACAGTTGGTATGAAAGTAGAGGTGGAAAATACTGATTGCGACGAAGTATGTGAAGCTTTCCCAGATTCCTTTTGGGTTGCTACTGTGTTACGTATATCTGGATATAGAGCTTTGTTAAGGTATGAGGGTTTTGGACTCAATGATGATAAAGATTTTTGGGTATCTTTGTGCTCGAATGACATACACCCTGTAGGTTGGTGTGCAACCATTGGAAAACCTCTTATTCCACCTAATA CAATTGCTGATAAGTACAAAGACTGGAAGGATTTTCTAATGAAACGATTGACAGGTGCAAGAACACTGCCaactaatttttataataaagttaACGATAGTATGAAGTCGCGTTTTAGATGTGGATTTCACTTGGAAGTCGTAGATAAAAATAGAATCTCGCAAGTAAAAGTAGCAACGATACAAAAAATTGTGGGTAAACGATTACATGTACGATACTATGATTCACCACCCGAAGACAATGGCTTTTGGTGCCACGAAGATTCTCCTCTTATACATCCTGTTGGGTGGGCAAAACGGGTAGGACAAACGTTGGATGCATATCCTGAATATTTAGAACGTGTGTCAAAATCAAAATTGTGTGAAGACGACGCAACTGAAGACCTTTTCTATGTGCCAAAGAACCATCATGTACATCTTGGATACACATTTCGAGAAGGAATGAAAATAGAAGCCATTGATCCTCTTAATCTCTCTGCCATATGCGCAGCAACAATTATGCAAGttttaaaagaagattatataatGATCCGTATAGATAGTTATGATGAAGATGCAAGTGGTGCTGATTGGTTCTGCTATCATTCATGTTCACCTTGTATTTTTCCAATTGGATTTTGTTCTCAACATGGATTACCACTTACACCACCAAAGGGCTATGATCCTACTACATTTACATGGGATACATATTTAACAGAGACGAATACTATACCCGCTCCTGTGCAGTTATTTAATAGG GAAATACCTCAACATGGATTTATTGAAGGAATGAGGCTCGAAGCAGCTGATTTAATGGATCCTAGATTAGTTTGTGTTGCTACTATTACTAGGGTGATTGGAAGgttattaagagtacactttgATGGTTGGGAGGACGAATATGATCAATGGCTAGATTGTCAGAGTCCTGACATTTATCCAGTTGGATGGTGTGATTTGGTTGATCATAAATTAGAAGGGCCCCGTGTACTCAATAAAAACACTAGTCCTACTG TAAAATCACCAAGAGGCCTTAAACGTAAAGCTAAGAGAAAAGTGAAAAAAAGCAACAAAGTATCTTGCGCGAAAAACATTCTACCTCGGCACAGTGAACGTATTAGTACGGCTCGTGAACGCGAACGAGAAGTAGAGCCAGCCCAAGGAATAAAAATCGAAAGAGAACGTGACTTGGAAAGCTTACCAGAACAAAGAAACAGGGAACCAGAACCAGCAGAAGAACCAGCTGGACCTGATCAAACTTTACCTAGTCCTACCACTGGACAAGGTCAAGCATTAAATGATACTCAAAGTGAGATACAAAGCCCTCCACCACCAAAAGAACGAATTGCTACGTCGTACattaat GTAACGTCTGCTTCTAGCAAATACATCCCAAGGCTAGCAGATGGTGTTCAAAAGAGTTCTGAATCTGGTGATTTAGTGCCATCTGAGTGGAATGTGTTTGATGTTGCACAATTTCTTCGTGTTAATGATTGTGCAACATATTGCGATAATTTTAGTAAACGTAAGATAGATGGAAAAACTCTATTAACACTCACTAAGGACCAAATAATAGACCTAACCGGTTTTAAAGTTGGGCCTTCTTTAAAGATATATGATCTTATTCAACAATTGAAAATCAAAGTGAATCCAGCTCAGGAAAGGTTGAAATTAggattgaaaaaattattataa